A genomic stretch from Nocardia wallacei includes:
- a CDS encoding HAMP domain-containing sensor histidine kinase, with protein sequence MPLTRSVSLRWRVTLLAASVVAVAVAVTSIAAYAMVARALYADVDNQLRARAGAMIDKNFDAYGVVPVLQFAGLYSKEVGVALIYPDPEQAYVPPQQTLPPIGEPELAVAHGKSASSLRTYGNQRVLAERMKSGATLIISQGLQPTRRVLDRLAWLLFVIGGCGVVVAAAAGTAVGRTGLRPVARLTAATERVARTDDLTPIPVTGDDELARLTESFNTMLRALAESRDRQRRLVADAGHELRTPLTSLRTNMELLIASQRPGAPPISEQDMAELRSDVIAQIEELSNLVGDLVDLAREDAPENVYERVDLGEVAERALERARRRRTGLEFVAELRPWFVYGYEAGLERAILNVLDNAAKWNPADAPVLVTMRETALGLLELTVDDAGPGIPPGERELVFERFYRTTASRSMPGSGLGLAIVKQVVTKHGGTIVIETSERGGTLVRIVLPGEGDPPPEDA encoded by the coding sequence ATGCCGCTGACCCGCTCGGTCTCGCTGCGCTGGCGGGTGACGCTGCTGGCGGCGTCCGTGGTGGCCGTGGCCGTGGCGGTGACATCGATCGCCGCGTACGCCATGGTGGCGCGCGCCCTGTACGCCGATGTCGACAATCAGCTGCGGGCCCGCGCCGGCGCGATGATCGACAAGAACTTCGATGCCTACGGTGTGGTGCCGGTGCTGCAATTCGCGGGCCTGTACTCCAAAGAGGTCGGTGTCGCGCTCATCTACCCGGATCCGGAACAGGCGTATGTGCCGCCGCAACAGACATTGCCGCCGATCGGTGAGCCCGAGCTGGCGGTCGCGCACGGCAAGTCGGCTTCCTCGCTGCGGACCTACGGCAACCAGCGGGTGCTCGCCGAACGCATGAAAAGCGGTGCGACGCTGATTATTTCGCAGGGGTTGCAGCCGACCAGGCGCGTGCTCGACCGGCTGGCGTGGCTGTTGTTCGTGATCGGCGGCTGCGGTGTGGTGGTCGCCGCCGCGGCCGGAACCGCCGTGGGCCGCACCGGTTTGCGTCCGGTCGCCCGGCTGACCGCCGCCACCGAGCGAGTGGCCCGCACCGACGACCTCACCCCTATTCCGGTGACCGGCGACGACGAATTGGCGCGGCTCACCGAGAGTTTCAACACGATGCTGCGCGCGCTCGCGGAATCGCGCGATCGGCAGCGTCGACTGGTCGCCGATGCCGGGCACGAATTGCGCACGCCGCTCACGTCGTTGCGTACCAATATGGAATTGCTGATCGCCTCACAGCGCCCGGGCGCGCCGCCCATTTCCGAACAGGACATGGCCGAATTGCGGTCCGATGTGATCGCGCAGATCGAGGAATTGTCGAATCTCGTCGGAGATCTGGTCGATCTGGCGCGTGAGGACGCCCCCGAGAACGTTTACGAACGAGTCGATCTGGGCGAGGTGGCCGAGCGTGCGCTGGAACGCGCGCGTCGGCGGCGAACCGGTCTGGAGTTCGTCGCGGAGTTGCGGCCCTGGTTCGTCTACGGGTACGAGGCCGGTCTGGAGCGGGCCATTCTCAATGTGCTGGACAACGCGGCGAAGTGGAATCCGGCGGACGCACCGGTCCTGGTCACCATGCGCGAAACCGCGTTGGGCCTGCTCGAACTCACGGTCGACGACGCCGGTCCCGGTATCCCGCCCGGCGAAAGGGAACTCGTTTTCGAGCGCTTCTACCGAACGACCGCGTCCCGATCCATGCCCGGCTCCGGATTGGGCCTCGCCATCGTCAAACAGGTGGTCACCAAGCACGGCGGGACGATTGTCATCGAAACGTCCGAGCGTGGCGGCACCCTGGTCCGTATCGTGCTCCCGGGCGAGGGTGATCCCCCGCCCGAGGACGCGTAA
- a CDS encoding FmdB family zinc ribbon protein, translating into MPTYSYQCTQCGDKFDIVQSFSDDTLTTCEKCNGKLRKLFNSVGIVFKGSGFYRTDSRNGSSTASDPAKSGSAASGSSDGSASSSSSSSDTKPSTSTSSNGSSTATTGSAVA; encoded by the coding sequence GTGCCTACTTACTCGTATCAGTGCACGCAGTGTGGCGACAAATTCGACATCGTGCAGTCGTTCTCCGACGACACGCTCACCACCTGCGAGAAGTGCAACGGTAAGCTGCGCAAGCTGTTCAACTCGGTCGGCATCGTCTTCAAGGGCAGCGGCTTCTACCGCACCGACAGCCGCAACGGTTCCTCGACCGCGAGCGATCCCGCCAAGTCCGGCAGCGCGGCGTCCGGTTCGTCCGACGGCTCGGCTTCGTCGAGTTCGTCGTCGTCCGATACCAAGCCGTCGACCAGCACTTCTTCCAACGGCTCCAGCACCGCCACCACCGGCTCGGCGGTCGCCTGA
- a CDS encoding MogA/MoaB family molybdenum cofactor biosynthesis protein gives MEMDAAVAGRALVVVVDDRTAHGAVDSLGPLVTELLTEAGFLVDATVLVANDEVEIRNALNTAVIGGVDLVISVGGTGMSPRDVTPEVTSEVLDRELPGISEALRSSGLAAGSLDAGLSRGLAGVSGSTLVVNLPGTRAAVRDGMATLSPLAARVIDELSGLDE, from the coding sequence ATGGAAATGGATGCCGCTGTGGCCGGCCGTGCACTTGTGGTGGTAGTCGACGACCGTACCGCGCACGGCGCGGTGGATTCGCTGGGACCGCTGGTCACCGAGCTGCTCACCGAGGCCGGATTCCTGGTCGACGCGACCGTGCTGGTGGCCAACGACGAGGTGGAGATCCGCAACGCGCTCAACACCGCCGTCATCGGCGGCGTCGATCTGGTGATCTCGGTCGGCGGCACCGGCATGTCCCCGCGCGACGTGACCCCGGAGGTCACCTCCGAGGTGCTCGATCGCGAACTGCCGGGCATCAGCGAGGCGCTGCGGTCGTCCGGGCTGGCCGCCGGTTCCCTCGACGCGGGCCTGTCGCGCGGGCTGGCCGGAGTCTCCGGCAGCACGCTGGTGGTCAACCTGCCCGGCACCCGGGCCGCGGTGCGCGACGGCATGGCCACGCTGAGCCCGCTGGCCGCCCGGGTCATCGATGAACTGTCCGGATTGGACGAGTGA
- a CDS encoding 5-formyltetrahydrofolate cyclo-ligase, which translates to MDTAGQRDKQRWRAELAARRAAVTAPVREAEAAALTAAVEQLVAEWVVGAWAGGTGAEGSRAEGTGGATWVAAYVPVGGEPGSTAMLDALRAGGARVLLPVTGPPGPLDWAEYTGAGSLRRARYGLPEPDGPRLSTAAIGSARVVLVPALAVDLAGVRLGRGAGYYDRTLPAARPDARLIAVVRDDEVVPRLPEEPHDRRMGWALTPGGGLRRLGGV; encoded by the coding sequence GTGGATACGGCTGGTCAGCGGGACAAACAGCGGTGGCGCGCGGAGTTGGCGGCGCGGCGGGCCGCCGTCACCGCGCCGGTCCGGGAGGCCGAGGCTGCCGCGCTGACCGCGGCCGTGGAGCAGCTGGTCGCCGAGTGGGTTGTGGGCGCGTGGGCGGGCGGAACGGGGGCAGAGGGCTCGAGGGCGGAGGGCACGGGCGGGGCCACGTGGGTAGCGGCGTATGTGCCGGTGGGCGGTGAGCCGGGCTCGACGGCGATGCTCGACGCGTTGCGGGCGGGGGGCGCGCGCGTGCTGTTGCCGGTGACCGGGCCGCCCGGGCCGCTGGATTGGGCGGAGTACACCGGCGCCGGTTCGTTGCGCCGCGCGCGCTACGGGCTGCCGGAGCCGGACGGCCCTCGACTGTCCACGGCCGCAATCGGTTCGGCGCGGGTGGTCCTGGTCCCGGCGCTGGCCGTGGATCTCGCGGGGGTGCGGTTGGGCCGGGGCGCCGGATACTACGACCGGACCCTGCCCGCGGCGCGTCCCGATGCCCGGTTGATCGCGGTCGTGCGCGACGACGAAGTGGTGCCCCGGTTGCCGGAGGAACCGCACGATCGGCGGATGGGCTGGGCACTGACTCCCGGCGGCGGACTGCGGCGGCTGGGCGGCGTGTGA
- a CDS encoding MspA family porin: protein MNIRKTVARAAGIGAVATAALGLFSTGAANADTFIPLPGADLTKTLSDGTVVHIWVDGESANINPSMGSTPVHRNAWVTGSAHVDIGGDTSATGGSIYPGYVVGCQVNIDGGGVNGGPEAGASWDTQGNVTPSVKGSGGGDLTLGPGQAQSFYVLDLEQADDYGNETHKKRNKFKGHSGSVSWADETIGLNGCGGYAQARSFVSVEVETDNVISWVTVWGQPFSIG, encoded by the coding sequence ATGAACATCCGTAAGACCGTGGCGCGTGCGGCCGGTATCGGCGCCGTCGCCACCGCCGCTCTGGGCCTATTCTCCACCGGTGCCGCCAACGCCGACACATTCATCCCGCTGCCGGGCGCGGATCTCACCAAGACCCTGTCCGACGGCACCGTCGTGCACATCTGGGTCGACGGCGAGTCGGCGAACATCAACCCGTCCATGGGTTCGACTCCGGTGCACCGCAATGCGTGGGTCACCGGTAGCGCCCACGTCGACATCGGCGGCGACACCAGCGCCACCGGCGGCAGCATCTACCCCGGCTACGTCGTCGGCTGCCAGGTCAACATCGACGGCGGTGGCGTCAACGGCGGCCCGGAGGCGGGTGCGTCGTGGGACACCCAAGGCAATGTCACCCCGTCGGTCAAGGGCAGCGGCGGCGGTGACCTGACCCTCGGACCCGGTCAGGCGCAGTCGTTCTACGTGCTCGACCTGGAACAGGCCGACGACTACGGCAACGAGACGCACAAGAAGCGCAACAAGTTCAAGGGCCACAGCGGCTCGGTGTCCTGGGCCGACGAGACCATCGGTCTCAACGGCTGCGGCGGCTACGCGCAGGCGCGGTCGTTCGTGAGTGTCGAGGTCGAGACCGACAACGTCATCAGCTGGGTGACGGTGTGGGGTCAGCCCTTCAGCATCGGCTGA
- a CDS encoding S1C family serine protease: MGDQHTAPIPPYPPGPVPGYPAASAAYPGSPSRRGRAGLIAGAVALALVSGGVGGAVGALVSDSGDGGSSSINALNAPSPKSGQPVANAPAGTVPAVAQKVVPSVVMIQVVGARAQGEGSGVVLSSDGMILTNNHVASGAGPNAKIEVQFSDGSVTGATVVGLDPVSDLAVIKADKTGLTPIELGSSQNLQVGQSVVAIGSPLGLAGTVTTGIVSALNRPVSASGEGGAEPASVISAIQTDAPINPGNSGGALVDMNGNLIGINTAIATLGSSELTGQQSGSIGLGFAIPVDQARRVADQLIKTGRATYAQVGITVSRADDMNGARVQDVTPDGPAAKAGIPPGTVVTRVDDQVIDSGNALVAAIRSHQPGDKVKITYTDDKGKNPKTAEVTLAAAPAEGGR; encoded by the coding sequence ATGGGCGATCAGCACACGGCTCCGATACCGCCGTATCCGCCCGGGCCGGTGCCCGGATACCCAGCGGCGTCGGCCGCGTACCCGGGGTCGCCGAGCCGTCGTGGGCGGGCCGGACTGATCGCCGGTGCTGTGGCGCTGGCACTGGTCAGCGGTGGCGTCGGTGGTGCGGTGGGCGCGCTCGTCAGCGATTCGGGCGACGGCGGATCCTCGTCGATCAACGCGCTGAACGCGCCGTCGCCCAAGTCCGGGCAGCCCGTCGCCAACGCGCCCGCGGGCACGGTCCCGGCGGTGGCGCAGAAGGTGGTGCCCAGCGTCGTGATGATCCAGGTGGTCGGGGCTCGCGCGCAGGGCGAGGGCTCGGGCGTGGTGCTCTCCTCGGACGGGATGATCCTCACCAACAACCATGTCGCCAGCGGCGCCGGCCCGAACGCCAAGATCGAGGTGCAGTTCAGCGACGGCAGCGTCACCGGCGCTACCGTCGTCGGCCTCGACCCGGTCTCGGATTTGGCCGTCATCAAGGCCGACAAGACCGGGCTGACCCCCATCGAACTGGGCTCCTCGCAGAATTTGCAGGTGGGCCAGTCGGTGGTCGCGATCGGCTCCCCGCTCGGCCTCGCCGGAACCGTGACCACCGGTATCGTGTCCGCGCTCAACCGCCCGGTCTCGGCCAGCGGCGAGGGCGGTGCGGAACCGGCCTCGGTCATCTCCGCGATCCAGACCGACGCGCCGATCAACCCGGGCAACTCCGGTGGCGCCCTGGTCGACATGAACGGCAACCTCATCGGCATCAACACCGCCATCGCGACGCTCGGCTCCTCGGAACTCACCGGGCAGCAGAGCGGTTCGATCGGGCTCGGTTTCGCCATTCCCGTCGACCAGGCGCGCCGGGTCGCCGATCAGCTGATCAAGACCGGTCGCGCGACGTATGCCCAGGTCGGCATCACCGTGTCGCGCGCCGACGACATGAACGGCGCCCGGGTGCAGGACGTCACCCCGGACGGCCCGGCGGCCAAGGCCGGGATTCCGCCCGGCACGGTCGTGACCAGGGTCGACGATCAGGTCATCGACTCGGGCAATGCCCTGGTCGCCGCCATCCGCTCACATCAGCCGGGGGACAAGGTGAAGATCACCTATACCGACGACAAAGGAAAGAATCCGAAGACCGCCGAGGTGACTCTCGCCGCCGCGCCCGCGGAGGGAGGCCGATGA
- the glp gene encoding gephyrin-like molybdotransferase Glp, giving the protein MRSVEDQQIKVTAAAVAPRPVRVAISEAQGLLCAEDVVTERPLPGFDQAAIDGYAVRSVDVQGAGADIRDEDGQPIDLSLPVVGEVAAGSRQPIRLQPRQTVRVDTGAPLPTLADAVLPLDFTDGGRARLKVYEPVRTGDYVRRIGDDVQPGDIAVRAGTIIGAAQVGLLAAVGRDKVLVHPRPRLSVISIGGELVDIDRTPGPGQVYDVNSYALAAAARDAGADVNRVGIVSADPGRLRDVVEGQLVRSEVVVIAGAVGGWASEQIREALAGLGELEVARVAMHPGSVQGFGRLGRDEVPTFLLPSNPVGALVVFEVMVRPLIRIALGRRHPMRRVVRARTIMPIASMQGRRGYLRAQLMRDEQTSEYLVQPLGGNGSSHLLSTLAEANSLIVLDPDVTEVRTGDEVQVAFLAQRG; this is encoded by the coding sequence ATGCGCTCGGTTGAGGACCAGCAGATCAAGGTGACCGCGGCGGCCGTCGCCCCGCGGCCCGTCCGGGTCGCGATCTCCGAGGCCCAGGGTCTGCTGTGCGCCGAGGACGTCGTCACCGAGCGGCCGCTCCCCGGGTTCGACCAGGCGGCCATCGACGGTTACGCGGTACGCAGCGTCGACGTGCAGGGTGCGGGCGCCGATATTCGCGACGAGGACGGTCAGCCGATCGATCTGTCCCTGCCGGTCGTGGGCGAGGTGGCCGCGGGCTCGCGTCAGCCGATCCGCTTGCAGCCGCGCCAGACCGTACGGGTCGACACCGGTGCGCCGCTGCCGACGCTGGCCGACGCGGTGCTGCCCCTGGATTTCACCGACGGCGGGCGCGCCCGCCTGAAGGTGTACGAGCCGGTGCGCACCGGCGACTACGTCCGCCGCATCGGCGACGACGTGCAGCCCGGCGACATCGCGGTGCGGGCCGGGACCATCATCGGCGCGGCGCAGGTGGGTTTGCTGGCCGCGGTCGGTCGCGACAAGGTGCTGGTGCATCCGCGGCCGCGACTGTCGGTCATCTCGATCGGCGGCGAACTGGTCGACATCGATCGCACGCCCGGGCCCGGCCAGGTCTACGACGTGAACTCCTACGCGCTGGCGGCGGCCGCGCGTGACGCGGGGGCGGACGTCAACCGGGTGGGCATCGTCAGCGCCGACCCGGGCCGGTTGCGCGATGTGGTCGAGGGCCAGCTGGTTCGTTCGGAGGTGGTGGTGATCGCCGGTGCGGTGGGCGGCTGGGCCTCCGAGCAGATCCGCGAGGCGCTGGCCGGGCTGGGGGAGTTGGAGGTCGCCCGGGTCGCCATGCATCCCGGCTCGGTACAGGGCTTCGGCCGATTGGGCCGCGACGAGGTGCCGACTTTCCTGCTGCCGTCGAATCCCGTTGGGGCACTGGTTGTTTTCGAGGTGATGGTGCGGCCGCTGATCCGGATCGCGCTGGGCCGTCGCCATCCCATGCGCCGGGTCGTGCGGGCGCGCACCATCATGCCCATCGCCTCGATGCAGGGCCGCCGCGGCTATCTGCGGGCGCAGCTCATGCGCGACGAGCAGACCAGTGAGTACCTGGTGCAACCGCTCGGCGGCAACGGATCCTCACATCTGCTGTCCACGCTCGCCGAGGCGAACAGCCTGATCGTGCTCGACCCCGATGTCACCGAGGTGCGCACCGGGGACGAGGTTCAGGTCGCCTTCCTCGCCCAGCGCGGGTGA
- a CDS encoding UTP--glucose-1-phosphate uridylyltransferase produces MTADAGTDACFRTAVVPAAGLGTRFLPATKTVPKELLPVVDTPGIELVAAEAAESGAARLVIVTSPGKDGVVAHFVEDLMLESTLAERGKFQLLEKVRKAPGLLDVTSVVQEEPLGLGHAVAQAEAVLDADEDAIAVLLPDDLVLPSGVLEVMARVRRKRGGTVLCAIDVPKDQVSAYGVFDVATVPDAANPNVLRVKGMVEKPELAEAPSTYAAAGRYLLDRAIFDALRRIEPGAGGELQLTDAISLLIAEGHPVHVVVHRGSRHDLGNPGGYLRAAVDFALERDEYGPALREWLERRLAPDWNPQLTSSE; encoded by the coding sequence ATGACAGCTGACGCCGGAACGGACGCCTGTTTCCGTACCGCGGTGGTGCCCGCGGCCGGGCTCGGAACGCGGTTCCTGCCCGCCACCAAGACCGTGCCGAAGGAACTGCTGCCGGTGGTGGACACGCCCGGCATCGAGCTGGTCGCGGCGGAGGCCGCCGAGTCCGGCGCCGCCCGCCTGGTGATCGTCACCTCGCCGGGCAAGGACGGCGTGGTCGCGCACTTCGTCGAGGATCTGATGCTGGAGAGCACGCTCGCCGAGCGGGGCAAGTTCCAGCTGCTGGAGAAGGTGCGCAAGGCGCCGGGTCTGCTGGACGTGACCTCGGTCGTGCAGGAGGAGCCGCTGGGTCTCGGCCACGCCGTCGCCCAGGCCGAGGCGGTCCTCGACGCCGACGAGGACGCCATCGCGGTGCTGCTGCCCGACGACCTGGTGCTGCCCAGCGGCGTGCTGGAGGTGATGGCCCGGGTGCGCCGCAAGCGCGGCGGGACCGTGCTGTGCGCGATCGACGTACCCAAGGACCAGGTCAGCGCGTACGGCGTCTTCGATGTGGCGACGGTGCCCGACGCAGCGAACCCGAATGTGCTGCGCGTCAAGGGCATGGTCGAGAAGCCCGAGCTGGCCGAGGCGCCGTCCACCTACGCCGCCGCCGGCCGCTATCTGCTCGATCGCGCGATCTTCGACGCCCTGCGCCGCATCGAACCCGGCGCGGGCGGTGAACTGCAGCTCACCGACGCCATCTCGCTGCTGATCGCCGAGGGGCATCCGGTTCATGTGGTGGTGCACCGTGGGTCGCGCCACGACCTGGGCAACCCGGGCGGTTATCTTCGTGCTGCGGTCGATTTCGCTTTGGAGCGAGACGAATACGGCCCGGCGCTGCGCGAGTGGCTGGAGCGCCGGCTCGCTCCCGACTGGAATCCGCAGCTGACCTCGTCCGAGTGA
- a CDS encoding MspA family porin: protein MSENRTIGVRRGARFAGIGAAAAVAIGLFSTGAADADTFVPLPDGQKVGPNGVVITRNGEHATISPSLAANGAGRTVWVSGNAIADVPNAPETEVGPNNGPLNAPGTNNSSTHGTSQVNTGYIVGCQVNIGSDAISAGISGGVSMTDASIGGSIGLELGPGDVKFVQIDYKDITKPGRYSVEYQDAEIQIQNCAGYAQARSYTVVEVVGDHYSKTTLYGQPFSIG from the coding sequence ATGAGCGAGAACCGCACCATCGGTGTGCGGCGTGGTGCCCGCTTCGCGGGTATCGGCGCAGCCGCTGCCGTTGCCATCGGCCTATTCTCCACCGGCGCCGCCGACGCCGACACCTTCGTTCCGTTGCCGGACGGTCAGAAGGTTGGTCCCAATGGCGTTGTCATTACGCGCAATGGGGAGCACGCCACCATTTCGCCGTCGCTGGCGGCCAACGGTGCGGGCCGCACCGTGTGGGTGTCGGGCAACGCCATCGCCGACGTGCCGAACGCTCCCGAGACGGAGGTCGGCCCGAACAACGGTCCACTCAACGCGCCGGGGACGAACAATTCGTCCACGCACGGCACGTCCCAGGTGAACACCGGCTATATCGTCGGATGCCAGGTCAATATCGGTTCCGACGCGATCTCCGCCGGTATCTCCGGCGGCGTCAGCATGACCGACGCGAGCATCGGCGGTTCCATCGGCCTCGAGCTCGGCCCCGGTGACGTGAAGTTCGTCCAGATCGACTACAAGGACATCACGAAGCCCGGTCGCTACTCGGTCGAGTATCAGGACGCGGAGATCCAGATCCAGAATTGCGCGGGTTATGCCCAGGCGCGGTCGTACACGGTCGTCGAGGTCGTCGGTGACCACTACTCGAAGACCACTCTCTACGGGCAGCCGTTCTCCATCGGCTGA
- the glpR gene encoding gephyrin-like molybdotransferase receptor GlpR produces the protein MPNSILWVGLVVLWVFVLFPMLADRHPRIRRTTDAALATRVLHRGDTKRRMKKGPAAGHESDPDWVPTRVHRKLSHGDDAEDRMTTSADETVTEHDDETARDRDPAEPTADTDSEILEAEIDDEMDDGAIDDAATDDAPPAGAAEVDDAEADTFADAADADFSDEYDEESTAEPTPAMARIPPVPSAADPALLPEAAEFDSDDPDFVPTRRGRGGYDPESDAMARRMRYRFRQRTALGLALSALMFGGFAFAVAPMLWWGCALAVLILGTYLAYLRRQVRMEEEIRRRRAARLSRSRQQPNRAAPDSRQVRDDRAALDRDAARVLRRRAVVLDVDDEDAAFDHLEPFDAAAARATRNRAAGGEIRRAAGE, from the coding sequence ATGCCGAATTCGATCTTGTGGGTCGGCCTTGTCGTGCTCTGGGTCTTCGTGCTGTTCCCGATGCTCGCCGACCGGCACCCGCGCATCCGGCGTACCACCGATGCCGCGCTGGCCACCCGGGTGCTGCATCGCGGCGACACCAAGCGACGTATGAAGAAGGGCCCGGCCGCCGGGCACGAATCCGACCCGGACTGGGTGCCGACCCGCGTGCACAGAAAGCTTTCCCACGGCGATGATGCGGAGGATCGGATGACGACATCGGCCGATGAGACCGTCACCGAGCACGACGACGAGACCGCCCGCGACCGCGATCCGGCCGAACCGACGGCCGACACCGACAGCGAAATCCTCGAGGCCGAGATCGACGACGAAATGGACGACGGCGCGATCGATGACGCGGCCACCGACGATGCGCCACCCGCCGGTGCCGCCGAGGTCGACGACGCGGAGGCGGACACCTTCGCCGACGCCGCCGACGCCGACTTCTCGGACGAGTACGACGAGGAATCCACCGCCGAACCCACTCCGGCGATGGCGCGTATCCCCCCGGTTCCCTCGGCGGCCGACCCGGCGCTGCTGCCGGAGGCTGCCGAATTCGATTCCGACGACCCGGATTTCGTGCCGACCCGGCGCGGACGCGGCGGCTACGATCCGGAGTCCGACGCGATGGCCCGCCGGATGCGCTACCGCTTCCGTCAGCGCACCGCGCTCGGTCTGGCGTTGAGCGCCTTGATGTTCGGTGGTTTCGCGTTCGCCGTCGCGCCGATGCTGTGGTGGGGCTGCGCGCTGGCCGTCCTGATCCTCGGCACCTACCTGGCCTATCTCCGCCGTCAGGTGCGCATGGAGGAGGAGATCCGCCGCCGCCGCGCCGCCCGCCTGTCTCGCAGCCGTCAGCAACCGAACCGCGCCGCCCCCGACAGCCGGCAGGTCCGCGACGACCGCGCCGCCCTCGACCGCGACGCCGCCCGAGTCCTGCGTCGACGCGCGGTAGTCCTGGATGTCGACGACGAAGACGCCGCCTTCGATCACCTCGAGCCCTTCGACGCCGCAGCCGCCCGAGCCACCCGCAACCGGGCCGCGGGCGGCGAGATCCGCCGCGCCGCAGGCGAATAG
- a CDS encoding GNAT family N-acetyltransferase: MNVFRAAQHPGWPVHLGPVGVAAGRVTLRPIRLRDAAAWARIRVRDREHLEPWEPTGRGSWEARNHPSNWPSLWSSLKAEARRGAMIPLVIEVDGAFAGQLTVGNIVRGALRSAWIGYWVAKDVGGQGVATAALALGLDHCFGPVGLHRVEATVRPENLPSQAVLRNVGFREEGLLRRYLDVDGAWRDHLLVAMTAEEITSTVVDRLIKAGRATLP, encoded by the coding sequence ATGAACGTGTTCCGGGCAGCGCAGCATCCGGGCTGGCCCGTACATCTCGGCCCGGTCGGGGTCGCGGCCGGGCGGGTCACCCTCCGGCCGATCCGCCTGCGTGACGCCGCGGCCTGGGCCCGCATCCGAGTGCGCGACCGTGAGCACCTGGAGCCCTGGGAGCCGACCGGCCGCGGCTCCTGGGAGGCCCGCAACCACCCGTCCAACTGGCCGTCGCTGTGGTCCAGCCTGAAGGCCGAGGCGCGTCGCGGAGCCATGATCCCGCTGGTGATCGAGGTCGACGGCGCCTTCGCCGGACAACTCACCGTGGGCAACATCGTGCGCGGCGCCCTGCGCTCGGCCTGGATCGGCTACTGGGTCGCGAAAGACGTCGGCGGCCAAGGCGTAGCCACCGCGGCTTTGGCCCTGGGTCTGGACCACTGCTTCGGCCCCGTGGGCCTGCACCGCGTAGAAGCCACCGTCCGTCCCGAAAACCTGCCCAGCCAAGCGGTTCTCCGCAACGTCGGCTTCCGAGAAGAGGGCCTACTCCGCCGCTACCTCGACGTAGACGGCGCCTGGCGAGACCACCTCCTGGTAGCGATGACCGCCGAGGAAATCACCAGCACGGTAGTAGACCGCCTGATAAAAGCAGGCCGAGCCACCCTCCCATAA
- the mscL gene encoding large conductance mechanosensitive channel protein MscL: MLKGFKEFLLRGNVIDLAVAVVLGTAFVAIVTAFTNGIINPLLALLGEQNELGWGIQLDADKPATFIAVGPIVTAAINFLMIAAILYFVLVMPAARAKKRWGAATKDEATELELLREIRDLLAEGSRSAGGRHES, from the coding sequence ATGCTGAAGGGTTTCAAAGAGTTCCTGCTTCGCGGGAACGTGATCGATTTGGCCGTCGCGGTGGTCCTGGGCACCGCCTTCGTCGCGATCGTCACGGCCTTCACCAACGGGATCATCAATCCGTTGCTGGCGCTGCTAGGCGAACAGAACGAACTGGGCTGGGGCATCCAGCTCGACGCCGACAAGCCGGCCACCTTCATCGCCGTCGGCCCGATCGTCACCGCCGCGATCAACTTCCTGATGATCGCGGCGATCCTGTACTTCGTGCTGGTGATGCCGGCGGCTCGGGCCAAGAAGCGATGGGGCGCGGCCACCAAGGACGAGGCGACCGAACTGGAACTGCTGCGCGAGATCCGCGATCTGCTGGCCGAGGGCAGCAGGAGCGCGGGCGGCCGGCACGAATCCTGA
- a CDS encoding SAF domain-containing protein codes for MRRGPRRDADLGREPHWDRLIRYRPAWADATLVRRALAAALVVLAAALYLRGDPDTHPVDTVVAAHDLAPGRVLEATDLNTVPRPAGMLPEGALGDFAPLLGATVTAPVRAGEILTDLRVLGPRLATAATGAREARIVPIRLADNAVAEILRIGDRVDVIAGGEPAAEGAHGPAPPHTLATDAVVVLIAGAAKVRGSDERVVLVALDPGPATTVAAASLTSALTVVFH; via the coding sequence ATGAGACGAGGACCGCGCCGCGATGCCGATCTGGGCCGAGAACCGCACTGGGACAGGCTGATTCGCTACCGACCGGCCTGGGCGGATGCCACTCTGGTTCGCCGCGCGCTCGCGGCCGCGCTCGTCGTGCTGGCCGCGGCCCTCTACCTGCGCGGCGACCCCGACACACATCCGGTCGACACCGTCGTCGCCGCCCACGACCTGGCGCCCGGCCGCGTACTGGAAGCCACCGACCTGAACACCGTCCCCCGCCCCGCGGGCATGCTGCCCGAGGGCGCTCTTGGCGACTTCGCGCCGCTGCTGGGCGCCACGGTCACCGCGCCCGTGCGGGCGGGCGAGATACTCACCGACCTCCGCGTCCTCGGCCCGCGGCTGGCCACGGCCGCCACCGGTGCCCGGGAGGCTCGCATCGTGCCGATTCGCTTGGCCGACAATGCCGTTGCCGAGATTCTCCGCATCGGCGACCGGGTCGACGTGATCGCGGGGGGCGAGCCCGCCGCCGAGGGCGCGCACGGTCCCGCGCCGCCGCACACGCTCGCCACCGATGCCGTGGTGGTGCTCATCGCGGGCGCCGCCAAGGTGCGCGGCTCCGACGAGCGGGTCGTGCTCGTCGCCCTGGATCCCGGACCCGCCACCACCGTCGCGGCCGCCTCGCTCACCAGCGCGCTGACCGTCGTCTTCCATTGA